The region caactaCAATAAAAAACAAACCCTAATCAAAACTACATCAATTGATCAATAATTaacatgaaataaataaaatgaaacgaAACAAGGATTGGATAAAAGAATTAATACCtctgattattattattattattattattagaccATAAGAAATCGTGAGAAGTAGTAGTGGTGGTGGTTTCTTCGATGAAATCATAATCAAGAAAATCCCAACACGATCCTTCCTCTAATGATTCCATTGATCGGAGATGTTGATTTCTTGTGATTGCGAATGTAAAATGAAtcaaaattagggtttgttttttactttttgGGGAAAAAGAAGGGATAATTAAGAATAATAACGATGGCAATTGGGAATATTTTGGGGGAGTTGAAATTTGGAAAATGACAAGTGGATGAGGTGGAGAATTTGTTAGAAGATAGAACCAATAATTACGTTACACGTGGTTGAAATCAGCCAGTGATGGTTGGGTTGCGAGCCGCCGCGTCGTCGTATCATGACCGTAGTAAGTGTTTATGAACCACCCGTGGCTGTGGACCTGACTTTGTAGCCACTGAGCTAACAGCCCACCACTACTCACTGCCCTTTATACTTTTAACGCAATAAAGGTTCATTTTCCCCCgtcaatttgataaaaaatacaaacacaaGTTTGATGTTGGTTAATTTGGCTCATTTACCCCTTTAGTTAAGGCGGTAAAAAATGATTGGAGTACTCGAACTGAGAAGGCAACAAACTATTGTACCACTTAGAGCTGAAGGggtaaaacaaattaaaatgtctatttttaaggtatttttgTGAGGGTGTTTTTGTTTAAAGCCATGAACTCGgtcttatttgatattttgtttcaagttgaaggggcaaaatgaatgtttattgatttttaaagtaaattaaaataatgattcaatgtaattttagaaaaaaaaatattataagtctAAACCggtattttaaaaactaaaggtTCAAATAGGTATATAATATATACAATATATGtctgttaaaaaaatatacacgatatatgaataatatttaaagtatatttatttaaagtttaaatataagaaaattttaactaaaaatatatttgacgAACTAGCAAATAAATCATACTTGGACTAGTAAAAAAGTTGGTTTTTAAGAAAGAACCGAGCGATATTAACCTCTGGTTTGCGGGCAAACTGGTTGAATTGGCTGGTCTGTTTTGATTCTTAAAAAACTGGTCTAAACAGCAATCCAAACAGACATATAAGAGATTTCagttataaaaattacaaaagaaattatatggtgaaaaaaggagaaaaattggtacaatttatttgaatttatctCATTATAAATTAGCTTTTTTATTCAGCTGAAAAGCTGGTATACAGAATTAAGCACTGTTATTGGACATTAGCAGAGAAGAGTATATCAATGGAAATTTAGTGAAACTGCTCAGTAATCAAATGACATGAGCTTCATTTTTAAGCTTGTCAATCAATTCATCCACAGAAGAAACAATAACTCCGGCTTTTCGCTTTGGTGGCTCTGTAACTTCAACGACCTCGATATCAGATTTCGTTTCAATGTTCAACTCTTGTGGAGTGTACTTTTTTATGACCTTGGATTTTGCTTTCATAATGTTCGGCAGAGTCGCATACCTCGGCTGGTTCAGTCTCAAATCAGTACTGCGCAATGAGAATATACAAACAAGTAGCCATCAACATGAGTAGACATCTagtctatgttgcacggaaacaaaatcgttaaaataaaaaatcctaAAACAGAAAATGCAAAACGACACTATGAATATGTTACAAATATAAAGTTTGGACGTTTCATAAGTGTTTCCGAAATGTAAACAAAACGCCAAAACGTAAAACCTAATAAATTTCCGGGCAACAGAGCATGTAGTTGAACTACTCGAAAACTGACGTATTATgatttgtctttaatttttctaaacgtTGACACGAATCAAAATTATGGTAAAGTAATCTAGCCACTACACAGGCTGTAGGGAATTTGTAACCCGGAAAAGACATTTAAATTCTCTTCAATGCATGGACTCAGACAAAGCATATGTTATCACTGGCACGGTATAATGGTGGCATATACTCAGGGGCATAACAACTTGGTGACATGATAGCAAAAGGAAAATATAATGTTGTTCTGGTCTTTTTAACTTAATGTATCTTGAAATTATTGTGTATGGGAagaaataactattttatatagtTTATGGAGTCATATTGGATAAGGGAACAGGAAAACTTATCTAAAGCATAATGATAGTAGgcatttttcataaaattgtagCTAGCACATGTTATAGCAGTGGGCATCCAAACTGTAGCAGCAACTGAATTCAAAGTGAATATCATAAGCTCGGTCACTTACGTGATTACTGCAGGTAAATCGAGACACAGGGTCTCGAGACCACCATCCACCTCTCTTTCTACTGTTGCTACTTGTTTCTCCTTATCAAGCAAAACCTACTAGACAGCAGAAAGTCATTGgaaaaaaaacgtgaaacaagAAAAAGCTAGACGCAGAGGAGAGGGAGTTTCTGCGTATAGGAACTAGATAAAGCTCCTGCTAATAAAATTATTGAGTAACAAGAGCCGAGGCATTTTAAGACTAATGATAGAGTCAGTTTGGTGAACAAACTCATTCATGATTAAGCAATATCTTATTGAGAACTAATGCTCCGCGCCAACAGTAACGAATCATTAGCAATGGGAGCTTTTCACCTAGACAGTTTCATCGGTTATGTCCATAAAATGCATGGACATAACCAATCAAATactagaagaaaaaaaaatacaagatttttagattttattagTTGGGACCTAAACCAATCATTGACCCTGCCTAAGTAAGAATTTCCCTTTTGCAACATTCAACACCAACAAGTTTCCATAATCTCATACTGTTCACAGTAACCTATATAAGTTCCTTCACAAGCAAAGTCTTAGGATTCAATTTCAATAACACAAGCTTCCGTTGAATCACAGCTGCAGCTAAATCCCGAGATTCATATACGCAACAAACATGACAAATCCTATTCAATTATTAGAAGTTTGTCTAAATTAAATAGACATAACAGGATAATATCATATGCTACAATAATTAGGACCACTATTCAACTTGTCTCTCTTCATTATGTTATGCTTGTACCTCACTTAATTCATCAGTGTTTTCAAGCTTCGGGAAGAATTTACACTCAACTAAGCCACATTGTTCTTATGAGAACCTTTGAAATTACTGCCTACCTCCTACATTCAATCAACGTTTGGCATTACGGACACAAACCTTCATTCTTAACATAGAAAACCTGAAAATAACACCGTTTCACCGTGACTGTATTCAAGTGTCCCGTTTCAcggtccgtgctacctagcctACCTCTAACTCTAGCAGcaaaacttttgaaattaataaacgATCTCTAACTAACCTTTGAAGCAAATGTCCCTTGAGGCCAACCTAACAACCCAGCCACCATTTGCCCTGTTTGATTACAATCATCATCAATCGCCTGaatcaaaaatcaactcaaCAATAAGAGTTGatcatcaaaatcaaaaaacaaaaaagattaCAAATTCATCAAAAAGATCACAACTTTATCAAAACCCACACAAGATTTTCACAAAAAGATCACAACTTCATCAAAACCCAAATCAAAAACAAACCTGTTTGCCCATGATAATCAAACCAGGTTTCTCCAAACCCACAAGAGCCTGAAAAATCTTAGCCACAGTGAGTGGAACCAAAGCTTCATTAGCCTCCACATGAATCCCTCGGTCAGCACCCATAGCAAGACCAGTACGCAGCGTATCAACACATTGCTTAGGACCCATACTAACAGCAACAATCTCAGATGCCAATCCAGCTTCCTTAATTCTAAGTGCCTCCTCTAAAGCGATTTCACAAAACGGGTTCATCGACATCTTTATATTCTGTGTCTCCACTCCACTCTAAACCCAAAACAATTCAACAATTAAACAATTTTTCAGtgttaatattttgttttttacgGTTGTGAATAAGATTGTGTGTTAAGTTGATTAGGTGATACCTTGTCGGGCTTGACTCTGATCTTGACTGCGTAATCTATGACTCGTTTCACGGCCACCAATATCTTCATGGGTTATTTGTCTCTTCCGTTCGATGTTAAAGCTTCTTCgtatgttacgaaataaattaagCTTAATACGGAATTAGCATAAGTTTTAAAAGAAGAgatttgtatatttttgaaaaaggaaataatatttgtatttcttttgatttatttttgtccattttcatttcaaattaattaaaatttgattttgcagttaatatataataaaattaaagaaattcctgtattaaataagaaataaatataatttttttcttacatttttattaaattattatttttggactTTTTTACTACATTTATTATGTCccttaaaaagtaaaaatatatacttttattaaaatttaaaagattatgttgatttcaaaaaaaaaaaaaataggtaatTATAGTAAATTTGTTATAATATTTCTAAATTTCTCCTTCAATATTTTTAGTAATAAagcattataaattaattatctataaaaatcaaaactattatattaataatttaaatatttttttggtatatatgaaaaaaagaaaaagctcTAGACACAAATAAAATTGTCCATTCTTTACAACAgccgatttttttttaacttcaagTGTTATACAATCCAGTTAGATGTTAGTGAGTTAGCggaaatattaactaaattttaaaccAAGAAAACACACAATACCCGAGGTTGATAGTGCCTGAAATATTATACATTgaaaattatgatttaattaattcatgATTATTAAATCAAAAAGTATATTGAATgttgttttgataaaattaaaagtattttaaaatttgattcatATAACTTTTGTACATTTATGGAAtgggaaaattaattatttttgtttatatctttttttcatataaaatattttagttaaataaaactaaaatttgaaaaataataataatttgatttgcAAACATAATAGATCTAAATGTTATTGTGGCCTTACCCATATGTAAAGTAGGGGGGATCCATAATTCATAGTATGGATAAGGGCAAAAAGTGTATTGAACGTGTATGCCATGCCAACGAAAAATACTTGCATCACATCTCATTTTGTGAATCTTTAATTAGCAATTTGGCATTTGCTGATATATAATATTGAtatggaatttaattgatttgcCAATTTTAATTGGTGAAAGTCcgtctttgattttttttttctggcaTTCATTTTTTCAGAAAAGAGGGTTTAGCCAAAAGCAATAGCTGAATCAGCTCGATTagcagttttaaattttaacaattttcttGATGcaatataatatatacattataatttttttgatatcgTTGGCTAAATGCTGGTCGTCTCTTATATGCTTCAATGATCCGGCTCGTGAACctatttaaaagagaaaaaacaaTTTTCCTCTTAAAAACTCAAACCCGTAATTCAGACGAAAGCATGTTGAGGAAAAGATTTTTTGATACTTCTAAAGATATTGCTGGATACAACAAGAGAAATACTTGCTCCGTCCGACAGTTCCGACTAGTTATTCCGAATTCGAACACATCCCATTAATTCATGCCATCCAGAACACCGGAAACACCAGTTGAGTTGGTTGGTCCCCCTCAAACAAATTGAGAATGAACAAGAAACTGAAGATATGGGTAAGATAGTGACCTTTTGCTGAATAATTTTATACTGTTTCACATTAATTGTTgtacatttatttatttcatatagACCTTGAAGTAGGTGCATCTTCATTGTCCCTGAGTTGGAccaaatatttttaactttaaggAAATAGTATAATTCAGTACTACTATATTGAAATTCCAACTCAACATTTATCATAGTCTCTGAAATAGCAACAAAAATGTTAAATCAATAATAGAGTTATGGTATAGTCAGTAGCGGATACAGAAACTTTTTATAAGTTTGACAAGATTGTACcgacaatttataaaatagataatataaaagaaaatggTCAGTGTTATAAATTTAAGGTTGAAAAACTAAACTAttaatgtatatatttatatctatactatatataaaagcacggatggggggggacaggcaaatttactgaataatccttttcagtttactattaaataaaggttttatagtcattaactaattaattaatcattattgtaatcaaagtcctaattaaaataggtagctaaattgtctcaaatttagtttttagtatgcaaaaaataactaaattgtctccaaattagtaggaatacctatcttttagtttgattgcactacaaaattaaaatactctatctgatcaatatattattatttaaatttctattttattatttttaaagatattattaattaaattaagttaattatttaattatgattattataaaatcaaaagaagaataaattcagtatgaaaaacatttaataaccgaatatattatatttacttttataaaaattcttaactaatttaatattaattataaataaaaaattaatataattattataaatttactaatatattcattgacgagttacgttacgagccacgtgcatagcacataatgcaaaactagtcattttaaaagattcaaaaaaaataaggaGGTCAATTGCCCACCATAAGCTCTTTTTAGGTCCGTCCCTAGATATAACAATGATAACAAACCTCCAAGAGAGTGCTATTTGGAATCAAGAATAAGACTAAAAACTCAAGTAATGTCCATGCATAGTATAATTATGAGTAGATGGATGGAATTGGTACAGGCTGGAAAAATATGAGTACTAGTTGTTATGGAATAAGTTAGCCAATTCCTCCTTTCACCAACATTAGCATTATTGACATAAGAAGTTGGTGTGGCCATTCTCATTATTGTCTTAATTTAAAAGCTGCTCTCCTAAATCAATGGAGGAGGACCATATTTCTTATTATAGAGGACCCTCTTGCTCTACTCCCTAAATCCATAGATGGGGACCTTTCCcaacttttcttttctttaaaaggaaaagaacaaaaataaaattatttaaaaaataaattaaacattattaaaaatgagggagaaaacacaaaataaaaaaaagcgaGATAggactaaaatgaaaaatggtCGGCAACAGCAGAGGACAAACAAGacaattaaaaaatgatatcaAAAGGAAAAAATAACTTAAAGACAATTAGGGGcgatatcaaataaaatttggaAAGGGActgtatcaaatatattttgGGAGAGACTCTAATTCACACCTAAATtgttatagatttttttttagagatttgtttttgattttgaagAGAGAAAGCTTGTATGAAGTCAGAGTTAGAAAGAAGTTGAGTCTGAGCTGCCATAAGGTcgaaactgaattaaataatcaaatatgattCAGTTCGGAgtgaaaaaaatcataattccGCCACTAGAAACAATCGATGAATGCGATCAAAAGAACAACCGTCCACCTTGCACCTGATTCCGCCCGTGCCCACAATTTATATTCAATCAAAAGATGGAGATTTAGAAACAAAATATGAGCACAAGAGAGTGGAAGTTTGAGCCATCACAATCATAATTCATTGCTGCTGTTGAATCATATAACAAACATGGGTGTTGGTCCACTCTTTACATCAATGAATCTCAAATTTATATGAGACTTCAACTGAATCCAATTTATCTATGTCAAAAATAAATAGCCTATATATGCCTTTTTAAACAcaactatttaaaattaatacaaagaaaagaaaaaagaattactCTAACCCCTTGTTTAAGCTTTATGGGTCCAATTAAACAGGTAAAATACAACTTTTTGAACCTCTGCCATGCCCAAAACTAAAAAAAGTCCTTCTTGGTCTACCATTACTACAACCTTCTGTTGCTGGACTAACCTGATCATGCTCATCAACAACTCGGTTCTGCTGAACCATTTCTTGAATCGACAAATAAAGTTGCCGGTCCCCCGACGAATCCATTGAAATAGATCTTCTAAT is a window of Mercurialis annua linkage group LG2, ddMerAnnu1.2, whole genome shotgun sequence DNA encoding:
- the LOC126667102 gene encoding electron transfer flavoprotein subunit beta, mitochondrial, with the protein product MKILVAVKRVIDYAVKIRVKPDKSGVETQNIKMSMNPFCEIALEEALRIKEAGLASEIVAVSMGPKQCVDTLRTGLAMGADRGIHVEANEALVPLTVAKIFQALVGLEKPGLIIMGKQAIDDDCNQTGQMVAGLLGWPQGTFASKVLLDKEKQVATVEREVDGGLETLCLDLPAVITTDLRLNQPRYATLPNIMKAKSKVIKKYTPQELNIETKSDIEVVEVTEPPKRKAGVIVSSVDELIDKLKNEAHVI